One Microbacterium marinum genomic window, GTGAAGAGTCCCTTCGAGGCGCATCCGCTGCGGCCCGGCGAGCAGGTCTTCGGGATGGTCCCCTTCCCGCGCTCGGGCGGTTCGTACGCGGAGTATGTCGTGGTGCCCACCCTCTCCGTGGCGCGCAAGCCCGCCGCCCTCTCGCACGTCGAGGCCGCCGGCGTCCCCCTGGCTGCCCTGACGGCCTGGGGACTGGTGGTCGAGACCGCTCATGCGCACGAGGGGCAGCGGGTGCTGATCCACGCCGGGTCCGGCGGCGTCGGCCACTTCGCGGTGCAGCTGGCCGCGTACTTCGGCGCGCATGTCACCGCGACCGGCTCCGCACGCAATCTGCCCTGGCTGCGCGAGCTGGGGGCGGCGGTCGCCGTGGACTACGCCACGACGAGGTTCGAGGACGTCGTCGGCGAGATGGACGTCGTGATCGACCTCGTGGGCAACGCCCACGACGACACCGGCTCACGCTCCCTCGATGTCCTGCGGCCGGGAGGGCTCTACATCATGGTGCCCACCGGCGCCTGGCCCGACTACGCCGCCGCGGCTGCCGCCGCCGGAGTCCGAGCGACGACGTACAAGGTCGTCCCCGACGGTGCGGTGCTCGCCACCCTTGCGCGACTCCTCGAGTCGGGCGCGATCCAGGTCTACGTCGACCAGGTGTTCGACCTGTCGGAGGCGGCGCAGGCCCACCGTGAGCTGGAGCGCGGGCATTCGCGGGGGAAGCTCGTCCTCAGCATCGGCGAGGCCTGACCCGGCCGGTCGGCGCGCGGCGACCTCACTCGTCGAGCGGTCGCAGCAGACGGTCGAGGAAGCGGCGGGTGCGCGCGTTCTGCGGGGCCGCGAACATCTCCGCGGGGTGCCCGCGTTCCACGATGACACCCTCGTCGAAGAAGACCACCTGGTCGGCGACCTGACGCGCAAAGCCGAGTTCGTGGGTGACGATGACCATCGTCCAACCCTCCTCCGCCAACTCCTTCAGGACGAGCAGCACCTCTCCGACGAGTTCCGGGTCGAGGGCGCTGGTGGGCTCGTCGAACAGGAGCAGGTCCGGTCGCAGCGCGAGGGCACGGACGATGCCGACCCGCTGCTGCTGACCTCCGGAGAGCTCGTGCGGGAAGGCGTCGCGCTTCTGCGACAGTCCGACCCGCTCCAGCAGCCGCTCCGCCTCCGCCACCGCGGCGTCCTTCGCGATCCCGCGTGCGCGGACGGGGCCCTCGATGACGTTCTGGATGACCGTCAGGTGCGGGAAGAGGTTGTGGTGCTGGAACACCATCGCCGATCGGTCGCGCAGGGCGGCGCGCTCGGCCTTCGCGGCGCGGCCGGAGGGCGCCTGCGAGAAGTCGTATCGCCCGCCGTCGGAGAAGGCGAGCACGCCGGCATCCGGCGTCTCGAGACCGTTGAGGCAGCGCAGCACGGTCGTCTTGCCCGACCCGCTGGGACCGATGAGGCAGGTGACCTTGCCGGGGTCGACGGCGAACGAGACGCCGTTGAGGACGACGTTGTCGCCGAACGATTTGACCAGTCCGGAGACCTCGAGCAGCGGGGCGTCAGTGGGCGACACGGCGATCGAGCCTCCGTTCGATGCGATCCTGCCCGAAGGACAGGATGAGGCAGAAGAGCCAGTAGATGAAGGCCGCCTCGATGTAGATCACCATGAACTCGTAGCTGAAGGCGGCGATGTTCTGCGCGACGCGGAAGAGCTCGGTGACGGTGATCGTCGCGACCAGCGAGGTGTCCTTCACGAGGGAGATGAAGGTGTTCGACAGCGGCGGCACGGAGACCCGCGCCGCCTGCGGCAGGATGATGCGGCGGAGGGCCGTCGCCCGCGACAGGCCGACGGTGAAGGCCGCTTCCCACTGCCCCTTCGGAACGGACAGGATCGCGGCGCGGATCACCTCTGCCGCGTACCCGCCCACGTTCAGCGACAGCGCGATGATCGCCGCGGGGAACTCCTCGATGCGCACGCCCACCTGCGGGAGCCCGTAGAAGACGATGAAGATCTGGACGAGCAGCGGCGTGCCGCGGATGGCCGAGATGTACACGCGGGCGATACCCGACAGCGCGCGGTTGCCCGAGATTCGCATCAGCGCGGCGGCGACCGCGAGGACCAGGCCGATCGCGAACGACACGAGCGCGAGCGGCATCGTCACAGCGAGCCCGGCGCTGAGCATGGGCCAGAAGGAGGTGACGATCAGTTGCCACGTCTCGGCGTCCATCGGCATCCTTTCGCTGAACAGGGAACGGACTCGGCGGGCGCCATCAGACGCCGCGCCGAGCCCGTGGAGACGATGGTCACTCGGTGACGTCGGCTCCGAAGTACTTCTCGCTGATCTCGGCGAGGGTTCCATCTTCGCGCAGTTCAGCCAATGCGCCGTCGATCGCCTCGATGAGAGCGGTCTTGTCCTTCGTCGCGGCGACGGCGCTGCGGGCGGGGTCCGTCTCTGCGGCGATCTTCAGACCGGTCGGGCCGTCGGTCTTCTCGTAGTCGAGGAAGGTGAGCTTGTCGTTGACGGTCGCGTCGACGCGGTCCTGGCGGAGCAGCTCGACAGCCTGCGCCCACCCTTCGATCGGGGTCACGTCGGCGCCGGCCTCCTCGGCGAGCTCGTAGAAGTTGCTCGTCAGCGACTGAGCGGTCTTCTTGCCGTCGAGGTCGTCGAAGCTCGAGATCGAGTCGTCGTCCTCCTTGACCACCACGACGCTGGGCGAGACGGTGTACGGCTCGCTGAAGAGGTACTTCTCCTCGCGCTCGGGGTTGATCGAGACCTGGTTGGCGATGACGTCGAAGCGGCCGGCGTCGAGACCGGCGAAGATGCCGTCCCACTGCGTCTCGGCGAACTCCACCTCGAGGTCGAGCTTCTCGGCGACGGCCTCGATGATCTCGACGTCGAAGCCGACGAGGGCTCCCGTCTCATCGTGATACGTGAAGGGACGGTAGGTTCCTTCGGTGCCGACGGTGAGGGTGCCCGAGGACACGAGGCCGAGGTCGTCTGCCGCGGAGCCTTCGGGCTCGCTTCCGCCGGGTGCGCAGGCGGAGAGGGCGAGGGCGGCAGTGAGCGTGAGGGCGCCGAGGGCGACGAGGCGACGGGACATGGATCTCCTTGATGAGGGGCGTGGTACTGTCGCGGGCTCCTGTGGGCCGCGCGACCCCTCAGTACAACACGCAGCGCCCGTCATTCTTCCCTCGTGTGACGTCCTGTTGCTCGTGGCCTCAGCGAGGCAGTCCGGCGCGCAGTTCCGCGAGCACCTCGAGCGCGTCGGCACCGGTGGCGAGGGCCGCAGCCTGCCCCGCCCACAGCGACGAGAGGGCGGGATCGCCGCCCGCCGCCGCGCGGAAGACCCCGGTGAGCCAGTTCTGTGCGGGGAAGGGTGCGATCACTCCCCCGGCCTCGATCTCGCGAACGGCACGATTCGGGATGCCGCGGGCCAGCCGTCCGCTCATGGCACGGGTCAGGACGGTGTCGGTGTCACGCGCACCGGCGATCGCCGCACGGTGCCCGTCGGACGCGGCGGATTGGCGGGTGCGGAGGAACGCGGTCCCCACCTGCGCTCCCGCGG contains:
- a CDS encoding amino acid ABC transporter ATP-binding protein; the encoded protein is MSPTDAPLLEVSGLVKSFGDNVVLNGVSFAVDPGKVTCLIGPSGSGKTTVLRCLNGLETPDAGVLAFSDGGRYDFSQAPSGRAAKAERAALRDRSAMVFQHHNLFPHLTVIQNVIEGPVRARGIAKDAAVAEAERLLERVGLSQKRDAFPHELSGGQQQRVGIVRALALRPDLLLFDEPTSALDPELVGEVLLVLKELAEEGWTMVIVTHELGFARQVADQVVFFDEGVIVERGHPAEMFAAPQNARTRRFLDRLLRPLDE
- a CDS encoding amino acid ABC transporter permease produces the protein MDAETWQLIVTSFWPMLSAGLAVTMPLALVSFAIGLVLAVAAALMRISGNRALSGIARVYISAIRGTPLLVQIFIVFYGLPQVGVRIEEFPAAIIALSLNVGGYAAEVIRAAILSVPKGQWEAAFTVGLSRATALRRIILPQAARVSVPPLSNTFISLVKDTSLVATITVTELFRVAQNIAAFSYEFMVIYIEAAFIYWLFCLILSFGQDRIERRLDRRVAH
- a CDS encoding amino acid ABC transporter substrate-binding protein, with the translated sequence MSRRLVALGALTLTAALALSACAPGGSEPEGSAADDLGLVSSGTLTVGTEGTYRPFTYHDETGALVGFDVEIIEAVAEKLDLEVEFAETQWDGIFAGLDAGRFDVIANQVSINPEREEKYLFSEPYTVSPSVVVVKEDDDSISSFDDLDGKKTAQSLTSNFYELAEEAGADVTPIEGWAQAVELLRQDRVDATVNDKLTFLDYEKTDGPTGLKIAAETDPARSAVAATKDKTALIEAIDGALAELREDGTLAEISEKYFGADVTE
- a CDS encoding NADP-dependent oxidoreductase, whose protein sequence is MRFRPLRSAASASPEKVDVAAPPSSMRAVVYDGPGPADALREERMPVPQPAMSELLVRVVAAGMNPIDAKTRAGRGVTGAIPSYPTTLGFDFSGVVVKSPFEAHPLRPGEQVFGMVPFPRSGGSYAEYVVVPTLSVARKPAALSHVEAAGVPLAALTAWGLVVETAHAHEGQRVLIHAGSGGVGHFAVQLAAYFGAHVTATGSARNLPWLRELGAAVAVDYATTRFEDVVGEMDVVIDLVGNAHDDTGSRSLDVLRPGGLYIMVPTGAWPDYAAAAAAAGVRATTYKVVPDGAVLATLARLLESGAIQVYVDQVFDLSEAAQAHRELERGHSRGKLVLSIGEA